Proteins encoded in a region of the Brevinematales bacterium genome:
- a CDS encoding 6-carboxytetrahydropterin synthase, which produces MGKWIISKSIEIDASHVVEGYSGPCARLHGHRWKIEISVEVDALNEIGIGVDFGDIKKALVDLNLDHQHLNDFISPATAESLAKYVYDEVKKRGIKLLKVTVWETPSNKVEYYEE; this is translated from the coding sequence ATGGGTAAATGGATAATATCAAAGAGTATTGAAATAGATGCTTCTCATGTTGTTGAAGGATATAGTGGTCCATGTGCTAGATTACACGGACATCGTTGGAAGATAGAAATTTCTGTAGAAGTTGATGCTCTCAATGAAATAGGTATTGGAGTTGATTTTGGTGATATAAAGAAAGCATTAGTAGATCTCAATCTAGATCATCAGCATTTAAACGATTTTATATCTCCCGCAACTGCAGAAAGTTTAGCTAAGTACGTATACGATGAAGTTAAGAAAAGAGGTATAAAGTTATTGAAAGTAACAGTTTGGGAAACTCCTTCAAATAAAGTTGAATACTACGAAGAGTGA
- a CDS encoding M23 family metallopeptidase, with amino-acid sequence MKTRILVLAIILSCINSFGIEISIFPTNYLERKGETIGIVIQETENLKVSSISLEEYFEYEIYKIQSNLVYSLIGIPYTITTNFNLNIKIKDINTDTIITKTIPFELKIDILSYAKRKPQKITSFEIKNEFNFKTNKFRIESFYTSRISNFSRPISGEIGDAYGVNRSRGGILYGRIHLGIDILREKGAKVFSTYDGIVSITSYERNAGNYVVVNHGYGVCSVYMHLSKILVQRGQFVTTKDVIGLVGSTGRSIGPHLHFGISINNIYVDPIPFFERNYSPENIITNGMKIKLIPKDTEISYVTNIQTMNFD; translated from the coding sequence ATGAAAACAAGAATACTTGTACTCGCTATCATTCTTAGTTGTATCAATTCATTTGGTATAGAAATTTCTATTTTTCCTACTAATTACCTAGAGCGAAAAGGAGAAACAATAGGTATAGTAATACAAGAAACTGAAAATCTTAAAGTATCATCCATATCCTTAGAAGAATACTTCGAGTATGAAATTTATAAAATACAAAGTAACCTTGTTTATTCGCTTATAGGAATACCATACACAATCACAACTAATTTTAATCTTAATATAAAAATAAAAGATATTAATACTGACACTATCATCACAAAAACAATACCATTCGAGCTAAAAATTGACATTTTATCATACGCCAAACGAAAACCTCAGAAAATAACAAGCTTCGAAATCAAAAACGAATTTAACTTCAAAACTAACAAATTTCGAATAGAAAGCTTCTATACATCCAGAATAAGTAATTTTTCAAGACCTATAAGTGGTGAGATAGGAGATGCCTACGGAGTTAATAGATCAAGAGGAGGTATACTATACGGAAGAATACACTTAGGCATAGATATACTACGGGAAAAAGGTGCAAAAGTTTTCTCTACATATGATGGAATAGTTTCAATAACCTCGTACGAAAGGAATGCTGGTAATTATGTAGTAGTCAACCACGGATACGGTGTATGTTCCGTATACATGCACTTGAGCAAAATACTCGTCCAAAGAGGGCAATTCGTAACTACAAAAGACGTAATAGGTTTAGTTGGATCAACTGGTAGATCAATAGGACCACATCTACACTTTGGTATATCAATCAACAACATATATGTTGATCCTATACCGTTCTTTGAAAGAAATTACTCGCCAGAAAATATTATCACCAATGGAATGAAAATAAAACTAATACCTAAAGATACAGAAATAAGTTATGTTACAAATATACAAACTATGAATTTTGATTGA
- the pyrE gene encoding orotate phosphoribosyltransferase, whose amino-acid sequence MDKEKFIDFLIDSRVLLFGDFTTKSGRKTPYFINTGIFDDGRKLSILADYYADIVHEKFPGATLLFGPAYKGIPLSIITSVKLYEKYRKVIGVSYNRKEVKDHGEGGMIIGRKPTPDDKVVIIEDVITSGISIRESIDILKTNGNPIIIGAVVSVDRMEKGKTKLATQEIKDEFGIDIIPIVNIIDILDYLKSKKGNNIPGEIVKAIETYLGIH is encoded by the coding sequence ATGGATAAAGAAAAATTCATCGACTTTTTAATTGATTCTAGAGTTCTCTTATTTGGAGACTTCACAACCAAAAGCGGTAGAAAAACCCCATACTTTATAAACACAGGTATATTTGATGATGGTAGAAAACTTTCTATATTAGCTGATTACTATGCCGATATAGTACACGAAAAGTTTCCTGGTGCCACACTATTATTCGGACCTGCCTACAAGGGAATTCCACTATCAATTATAACCTCAGTTAAATTGTATGAGAAGTATAGAAAAGTTATTGGCGTATCTTATAACAGAAAAGAAGTAAAAGATCACGGTGAAGGTGGAATGATAATAGGAAGGAAACCAACACCCGATGACAAGGTTGTTATAATTGAAGATGTTATCACCTCAGGTATCTCTATCAGGGAAAGTATTGATATTCTTAAAACTAACGGAAATCCCATAATCATAGGCGCTGTAGTTTCAGTTGACAGAATGGAAAAAGGCAAAACTAAACTAGCTACTCAAGAAATAAAAGATGAATTTGGTATAGATATTATTCCAATAGTAAATATAATCGATATCCTAGATTACCTTAAAAGCAAAAAAGGTAATAATATACCCGGAGAAATCGTAAAAGCTATCGAAACCTATTTAGGTATTCATTAA
- a CDS encoding diguanylate cyclase codes for MEHIKKLLDLNKDVFIQTDSPKKATKNVIEKLQDYVILKQTTYPLSPFSTFLKTNFDEKVFQKISKKYSLDIVEYFLKLIQEREVDVMEFFEEYFEIVEFSIKRNELYNLIAEFFIKLILKSNVKNLVIHVTCSEIFTSSSHILKVFLKTPKRPRLVLIEDISDTESVSGNMGVEKHILLFSSKHRKPRKVLSNKNMFLEHYRWMCWEVCVLLYSIDEKLRNNKSIKLKAVISMVGNNSIDDAIDDFYSMLENLKDNENMVTLSRLNRLLASLYSISQSRWKLAINAARKSYEFALRSGDEREIILSKSLMFFVGLMDSNELFELFNYLRENKQLFKKLYNYITNFYYFYIVIRNKIELEEILKIAKATEEDLIRSNDKFKLVLHYHLLANVMVEFGNFEEAIKYDLKALRTAREVNSPNISHIYNSLSHIYYTTDKFDKALYFSKLSLKESISKIDIKEVCMSLVNIAYVYIITNYFNYANEVIETLMSLIQRANISKLPIHSNTKLWVMDMYVKRQLSGISSLFSKLLSMRDEEIEYLDTEGKAFYHWGLSMIKESPRAKIYHLRQALDYITKNEFKYIEAKIIRDLIYQLENNRDSNGFLDNIRNFIAMRKLQHPLYEDILFKNVPVVKLGKIRIPGDILIQQAQHQYQITSLQSKKNELRFLNKVQEVLIRENQENVLVNRIVRLIKNSFLVEKVIFFDREKNLLISMPDISDIEKYYIENIKISDIEYPDDSLPYKYNKIIPIIFSNGETKGFLILASNDPSYFIEEEQIGTVKISALLLSNKLEIIKSQNKLEKLAKIDFLTGIPNRVEIDNFIVRELERCSRVSNYCFSLAIIDLDNFKFYNDTFGHIIGDVILREFAKKLSRVVRKVDFVGRFGGDEFVVIMPYTDRTKALLAAKRWFRVFENSFWEEVILDYGNNKIEIPEDKKLSMSVGVSDIIEANYDIERLFSIADKRLYMSKKSKNKVN; via the coding sequence ATGGAACATATCAAAAAGCTTCTTGATCTAAATAAAGATGTCTTTATCCAAACAGATTCACCTAAAAAAGCTACTAAAAATGTTATAGAAAAGCTTCAGGATTACGTAATACTAAAACAAACTACTTATCCGTTGAGCCCATTTTCTACATTCTTGAAAACAAATTTCGATGAAAAAGTATTTCAGAAAATAAGCAAAAAATACAGTTTGGACATAGTTGAATATTTCCTGAAACTTATTCAGGAACGAGAGGTTGATGTTATGGAATTCTTTGAAGAGTACTTTGAGATAGTAGAATTCTCAATAAAGAGGAACGAACTATATAATCTTATAGCAGAATTTTTCATAAAATTAATACTAAAAAGTAACGTTAAGAATCTAGTAATACATGTAACCTGTTCAGAAATTTTCACTTCTAGTAGTCATATTCTTAAAGTATTTCTAAAAACTCCAAAAAGACCTCGTTTGGTACTGATCGAAGATATAAGTGATACTGAAAGTGTATCTGGTAATATGGGTGTAGAAAAGCATATCCTACTATTTAGTAGCAAGCATAGAAAACCAAGAAAAGTTTTGAGCAATAAAAATATGTTTCTCGAACACTATAGATGGATGTGTTGGGAGGTATGTGTTTTACTGTATAGTATAGATGAGAAATTGAGGAACAACAAAAGTATTAAATTGAAAGCAGTGATTTCGATGGTCGGTAATAATAGTATTGATGATGCGATTGATGATTTTTATAGTATGTTGGAGAACTTAAAAGATAATGAAAATATGGTAACATTATCAAGGTTAAATAGACTTCTTGCCTCACTTTACTCTATATCTCAGTCTAGGTGGAAGTTAGCAATTAATGCTGCTAGAAAATCCTATGAGTTTGCTTTAAGGTCTGGGGATGAAAGAGAGATAATTCTATCAAAATCTCTTATGTTTTTTGTAGGATTGATGGATAGTAATGAGTTATTCGAATTGTTTAACTATCTGAGAGAAAATAAACAGCTTTTTAAGAAGCTCTATAACTATATAACAAATTTCTACTATTTTTATATAGTAATTAGGAACAAAATAGAACTAGAGGAAATACTAAAAATAGCTAAAGCTACAGAAGAGGATCTCATTAGATCAAACGATAAATTCAAGCTTGTACTGCATTATCACCTTTTAGCAAATGTTATGGTTGAATTTGGTAATTTTGAAGAAGCAATAAAATATGACCTTAAGGCACTTAGGACAGCAAGAGAAGTAAATTCTCCTAACATATCTCATATTTACAATAGTCTATCACACATATATTATACAACAGATAAGTTTGATAAGGCTCTGTATTTTTCAAAGTTATCTTTAAAGGAAAGTATATCAAAAATAGATATAAAAGAAGTGTGTATGAGTTTAGTTAACATAGCATATGTGTACATTATAACGAATTACTTTAATTATGCGAATGAAGTAATCGAGACTCTTATGAGTTTAATTCAGAGGGCAAATATATCTAAATTACCAATTCACTCGAATACTAAGTTGTGGGTTATGGATATGTATGTGAAGAGGCAACTAAGTGGTATATCATCATTGTTTAGTAAATTACTATCAATGCGGGATGAAGAAATAGAATATCTAGATACTGAGGGCAAAGCGTTTTATCATTGGGGACTTTCAATGATAAAAGAGAGTCCAAGAGCAAAAATATACCATTTAAGACAAGCTTTGGATTATATAACAAAAAATGAATTCAAGTACATAGAAGCTAAAATAATCAGAGATTTGATATACCAGCTTGAGAATAATAGAGATTCGAATGGTTTTTTAGACAACATCAGAAATTTCATAGCTATGAGAAAGTTACAGCATCCCCTTTACGAAGATATACTTTTCAAAAATGTTCCTGTTGTAAAGCTTGGAAAAATAAGGATACCAGGAGATATATTAATTCAACAAGCACAACATCAATATCAAATCACGTCATTGCAAAGTAAGAAAAACGAACTAAGATTTTTGAATAAAGTCCAAGAAGTACTGATAAGAGAGAATCAAGAAAACGTATTAGTGAATAGGATAGTAAGACTTATAAAAAACTCTTTTCTAGTGGAGAAGGTAATATTTTTTGATAGAGAAAAAAATTTGCTAATATCAATGCCTGATATTTCAGATATTGAGAAGTACTACATAGAAAATATTAAGATATCGGATATAGAGTATCCAGATGATAGCCTTCCTTACAAATACAATAAAATAATACCGATAATATTTTCAAATGGAGAAACAAAAGGTTTTTTAATATTAGCGAGTAATGATCCTAGCTACTTTATTGAAGAGGAACAGATTGGGACGGTAAAAATAAGTGCTTTATTACTATCAAACAAGCTGGAAATAATAAAAAGCCAAAATAAACTTGAAAAATTAGCAAAAATTGATTTTCTAACAGGGATTCCAAACAGAGTTGAGATAGATAATTTCATAGTAAGGGAGCTTGAAAGATGTAGTCGTGTTTCGAATTACTGTTTTAGTCTTGCTATAATTGATTTAGATAACTTTAAATTCTATAATGACACTTTCGGACACATAATAGGAGATGTGATACTAAGAGAGTTTGCTAAAAAACTATCAAGAGTTGTCAGAAAGGTTGACTTTGTTGGTAGGTTTGGTGGAGATGAATTTGTTGTAATAATGCCTTACACAGATAGGACTAAAGCACTACTAGCTGCGAAGAGGTGGTTTAGAGTGTTTGAAAATAGCTTCTGGGAAGAAGTAATTTTAGACTACGGGAATAATAAAATAGAAATACCTGAGGATAAAAAACTATCGATGTCGGTAGGAGTAAGTGATATAATAGAGGCGAATTATGATATAGAAAGACTTTTTAGCATTGCTGATAAAAGGTTATATATGTCAAAAAAGTCCAAGAACAAAGTGAATTGA
- a CDS encoding outer membrane lipoprotein-sorting protein yields MKRVIFSLIMMFVISYVYGLSAKEILDKVENNLSKEKDRESIVEVILYKEGKEKERREMRIWSAGNDKRVAKFISPESVKNVGILTLPNNEMYVYLPAYKKVRAVQGSMKDQNFQGTDFSYREMGGFDYSEDFDPKILSEDSTTYTLELVRKPNSDWSYDRILMVVLKDVFLPKKLEMYEKGKLKKVLDVLETEKKANYFVLSRIRMTSIANNTSTEIISKDVKFDQGLEARGIFSQRFLER; encoded by the coding sequence ATGAAGAGAGTGATTTTTTCTTTGATTATGATGTTTGTTATTAGCTATGTTTATGGTTTGAGTGCTAAAGAAATACTTGATAAAGTAGAGAATAATCTCTCGAAAGAGAAAGATAGAGAAAGTATTGTAGAGGTAATACTTTACAAGGAGGGTAAGGAGAAAGAAAGGAGAGAAATGAGAATATGGAGCGCTGGTAATGATAAAAGAGTTGCAAAGTTTATTTCACCAGAAAGTGTTAAAAATGTAGGTATTTTGACTTTACCTAATAATGAGATGTATGTTTACTTACCAGCTTATAAAAAAGTTAGAGCTGTTCAAGGAAGTATGAAAGATCAGAATTTTCAGGGTACCGACTTTTCATATAGAGAAATGGGAGGATTTGATTACTCAGAAGATTTTGATCCAAAGATACTATCAGAAGATAGCACAACTTATACTCTCGAGCTGGTAAGAAAACCTAACTCTGATTGGTCTTATGATAGAATATTGATGGTTGTTTTAAAGGATGTTTTCTTACCGAAGAAGCTTGAGATGTATGAAAAGGGCAAGTTAAAGAAAGTTTTGGATGTACTTGAAACTGAAAAGAAAGCAAACTATTTTGTTCTTTCTAGAATTAGGATGACATCGATAGCTAATAATACTTCTACTGAAATAATAAGCAAAGATGTTAAGTTTGACCAAGGTCTTGAAGCGAGAGGTATATTTTCTCAAAGATTTCTTGAGAGGTAG
- the fusA gene encoding elongation factor G: protein MGEVIPIERIRNIGIIAHIDAGKTTTSERILFYTGKIHKMGEVHEGAAEMDWMIQEKERGITITSATTTCFWKNHRINLIDTPGHVDFTVEVQRSLRVLDGAVTILDGSEGVEPQSETVWRQADEYKVPRIIYINKLDKVGADFYMSLESIKQKLGVKPLPLQIPIGYESSFVGVVDLVEMRGIYWDTDELGKEYRIGEIPSELKEKVEIYRNKLIEAVCEEDEELLELYLEGKEPDVPTIKKMIRKLTISTKAFPIVAGTSLRNKGIQTLLDAIVDYLPSPLDLPPVKGYKEDGSIIERKPVDSEPFTGLAFKVMTDPYVGKIVFTRIYSGTLKSGMYVYNSTKDKKERVSRILLMHANKREEIEQSTSGNVVALVGLKDTTTGDTLIAENSEKIVLEAIKFPEPVIAIAIEPKTKEDLDKLSNVLSKLQEEDPTFKVKTDQETNQTLIMGMGELHLEIMVDRMIREFKVQVNTGKPQVAYRETIESKARAEGKYIKQTGGRGQYGHVFIDIEPLPRGSGFKFIDKIVGGRIPKEYIPAVEAGIREAMDSGVVAGYPVVDVQVTLFDGSYHEVDSSELAFKIAASKAFKDAMRQANPVILEPIMKIDVITPEEYLGDVLGDLNSRRAKIINMDQRGNTRVITAHIPLSETFGYTTVLRSITQGRASYIMFFEKYEPLPKNLYNSIPTLKTYQVEE, encoded by the coding sequence ATGGGAGAAGTTATACCTATTGAAAGGATAAGAAATATCGGTATTATAGCACATATTGACGCTGGGAAAACAACTACTAGCGAAAGGATACTTTTCTACACTGGTAAAATACATAAGATGGGAGAAGTTCACGAGGGTGCTGCGGAAATGGACTGGATGATTCAGGAAAAAGAAAGAGGCATCACTATTACAAGTGCTACTACTACTTGCTTTTGGAAAAACCATAGGATAAACCTTATTGACACTCCAGGACACGTTGATTTTACAGTAGAAGTTCAGAGATCACTCCGAGTACTCGATGGAGCTGTGACAATACTTGATGGTAGTGAAGGAGTTGAACCTCAATCTGAAACTGTATGGAGACAAGCTGATGAATACAAGGTACCGAGAATTATCTACATAAATAAACTTGATAAAGTTGGCGCTGATTTTTACATGTCTCTTGAGTCTATAAAACAAAAACTTGGTGTTAAACCATTACCTTTACAAATACCTATAGGTTATGAGTCTTCTTTTGTAGGTGTTGTTGATTTGGTTGAAATGAGAGGAATTTATTGGGATACCGATGAATTAGGCAAAGAATATAGAATTGGAGAAATACCTTCTGAACTCAAAGAAAAAGTAGAAATTTATAGAAACAAATTAATTGAAGCAGTTTGTGAAGAAGATGAAGAACTTCTTGAACTCTATCTTGAAGGGAAAGAACCTGATGTGCCTACAATAAAGAAAATGATAAGAAAACTTACCATTAGCACAAAAGCATTTCCTATTGTTGCTGGAACATCACTAAGAAATAAAGGAATACAAACATTACTTGATGCTATTGTAGACTACCTACCAAGTCCCCTAGATTTACCACCTGTTAAAGGATACAAAGAAGATGGGAGTATAATTGAAAGAAAACCTGTTGATTCTGAACCATTTACAGGATTAGCGTTTAAAGTAATGACTGACCCCTATGTCGGTAAGATAGTTTTCACAAGGATATACTCAGGCACTCTAAAATCGGGTATGTACGTATATAACTCCACAAAAGACAAGAAAGAAAGAGTATCTAGAATCCTTCTAATGCACGCTAATAAGAGGGAAGAAATAGAACAATCAACTTCTGGTAATGTTGTTGCTCTCGTTGGGCTAAAAGATACAACAACAGGAGACACCCTTATTGCTGAAAATTCTGAAAAAATAGTCCTTGAGGCAATAAAGTTTCCAGAACCTGTTATCGCTATTGCTATCGAGCCAAAAACAAAAGAAGATCTTGACAAATTGTCAAACGTACTATCTAAACTACAAGAAGAAGATCCCACATTCAAAGTCAAAACAGATCAAGAAACAAATCAAACTCTTATAATGGGAATGGGAGAACTACACCTTGAGATCATGGTTGATAGAATGATCAGAGAGTTTAAAGTACAAGTTAACACAGGTAAACCACAAGTTGCTTATAGAGAAACTATAGAATCAAAAGCTAGAGCTGAAGGTAAGTACATAAAACAAACAGGTGGTAGAGGTCAATACGGACACGTGTTTATAGACATAGAACCATTACCAAGAGGTAGCGGATTCAAGTTTATCGATAAGATAGTCGGTGGTAGAATTCCTAAAGAATACATACCTGCCGTTGAAGCAGGTATAAGAGAAGCTATGGATAGTGGAGTTGTCGCAGGATACCCTGTCGTTGACGTCCAAGTCACACTTTTTGATGGATCATACCACGAAGTTGACTCTTCAGAACTTGCTTTCAAAATTGCTGCATCAAAAGCATTTAAAGATGCTATGAGACAAGCTAATCCCGTTATACTTGAACCTATAATGAAAATAGATGTTATAACTCCTGAAGAGTACCTTGGAGATGTATTGGGTGACCTTAATTCAAGGAGAGCAAAAATAATAAATATGGATCAGAGAGGAAATACAAGAGTCATAACTGCACACATACCACTCTCTGAGACATTTGGATATACAACCGTATTAAGGTCAATAACACAAGGTAGAGCAAGTTACATAATGTTCTTTGAGAAGTATGAGCCTCTACCCAAAAACTTGTATAACTCTATACCAACGTTGAAAACTTATCAAGTTGAAGAATAA
- a CDS encoding HAD family hydrolase has translation MVNIEGIIFDLDGTLLDTLDDIVDAGNNVLRRLGVVPVEKEKYRDFIGGGVKELFIRLLNYRNEFSEEKLEKSLILMKEEYSRNYLNKTKPYDGIYDMLKFLKEQKYKMSILSNKQHFFTKELVEHFFKDFDFIVVRGIENSEDRKPNPKLALEIARIMEVKPQGILFIGDSVIDVITAKNSNMISVMVSWGFKSLDEIGEVKPDYIMHHPMDIKNILS, from the coding sequence ATGGTTAACATAGAAGGGATAATATTTGACCTTGATGGAACGCTTTTAGATACTCTCGATGACATAGTTGATGCCGGTAATAATGTCTTGAGAAGGCTAGGTGTTGTGCCAGTTGAAAAAGAAAAATATAGAGATTTTATAGGAGGGGGTGTTAAAGAGCTTTTTATAAGATTACTAAATTACAGAAATGAATTTTCTGAAGAGAAACTTGAAAAGTCATTAATACTTATGAAAGAGGAGTATTCAAGGAATTACTTGAACAAGACAAAACCATACGATGGTATATACGACATGCTAAAATTCCTAAAAGAGCAAAAGTATAAAATGTCAATTTTGTCAAACAAACAACATTTCTTTACTAAGGAGCTTGTTGAACATTTTTTCAAAGATTTTGATTTTATAGTAGTAAGGGGTATTGAAAACTCCGAAGATAGGAAACCAAATCCTAAATTAGCACTTGAAATAGCCAGAATTATGGAAGTAAAACCTCAAGGGATTCTATTCATAGGTGATAGCGTGATAGATGTGATAACAGCTAAAAATTCAAATATGATTTCGGTGATGGTATCTTGGGGTTTTAAATCACTCGATGAAATAGGAGAAGTTAAACCTGACTACATTATGCATCATCCTATGGATATAAAAAATATACTATCTTGA
- a CDS encoding TIGR02757 family protein, with protein MDSLFPNYDSDIKKKLDELYTKYCVPEFIDKDPIQFIYKFDDEKEKELAGFIASIMAQGKRKNIIQKTRELIFDLIGANIYDYILNFDLDKITPNLAEFSYFAYRNITGIQIAYILFSLKLVLKKWKSLKNLFFEIEKKNKNKPNVKDTIEGVVEELFGWSPKIPHEVLSLVPSPKRGSACKRINMFLRWMVRKDNVDSGLWKDIIPTRKLIIPLDFHVSKISRELGLTKRQQDDWITAEEITNKLKEFDPEDPVKYDFAIFGYGVNKGDK; from the coding sequence ATGGATAGTTTATTCCCTAACTACGATTCAGATATAAAGAAAAAGCTAGATGAGCTTTATACCAAGTATTGTGTTCCAGAGTTTATTGATAAAGATCCTATACAGTTTATTTACAAGTTCGATGATGAAAAAGAAAAAGAGTTAGCTGGATTTATAGCTTCCATAATGGCACAAGGTAAGAGGAAAAACATAATTCAAAAGACTAGAGAGTTAATCTTTGATCTCATAGGCGCAAATATATACGATTATATCTTAAACTTCGATCTTGATAAGATTACCCCCAACCTTGCTGAATTTAGTTATTTCGCTTACAGAAACATAACAGGTATTCAGATAGCCTATATTCTATTTTCTCTAAAGTTAGTTCTCAAAAAATGGAAATCACTCAAGAATTTATTTTTCGAGATTGAGAAAAAAAACAAAAACAAGCCTAATGTTAAAGATACCATAGAAGGAGTAGTAGAAGAATTATTCGGATGGAGCCCAAAAATACCCCATGAAGTACTTTCACTTGTTCCCTCCCCCAAAAGGGGTAGCGCTTGTAAGAGAATAAATATGTTTCTAAGATGGATGGTTAGAAAAGATAATGTAGATAGTGGATTGTGGAAAGATATTATACCTACTCGCAAGTTAATCATACCCCTTGATTTTCACGTTTCTAAGATATCAAGAGAGCTAGGTCTTACAAAAAGACAACAAGATGATTGGATAACCGCCGAGGAGATAACCAATAAACTCAAAGAGTTTGATCCAGAAGATCCAGTTAAATACGATTTCGCAATTTTTGGATATGGTGTAAACAAAGGCGATAAATAG
- a CDS encoding pyridoxal phosphate-dependent aminotransferase family protein — protein MSKHLEAHLKNEELYNRVVNYRDADDAKEMGLYPYFRPIEETNGNEVYINGKKYLMLGSNAYLGLTNDPRVIEAAVEATRKYGTGNAGSRFLNGTLSIHEELEEKLARFVNKEAAVLTSTGYMANLVAIAGLLGPGDAVITDKLDHASIIDACRQSGAKMYRFAHNNINHLRRVLEKVEEKAKLVVVDGVFSMEGDIADLPEIVKACKEYGAWIMVDDAHGMGVLGGKYGQGTVHHFGLDEEVDIIMSTFSKSFASIGGFVAGSERLINYLKHKARALIFSASPSPATVGTVSKAIDIIYEEPYRIERLWQITHKMLKAFKDMGFDTGTSCTPIIPLKINDFEKTLKFWKALSDDGIFVNPVLPPAVPPSETIIRTSYMATHTDEQLDWALTVFEKHGKALGII, from the coding sequence ATGTCTAAGCATTTAGAAGCACACCTTAAGAATGAAGAGCTGTATAACAGGGTAGTCAATTATAGAGATGCGGATGATGCTAAGGAAATGGGGCTTTATCCTTATTTTAGACCTATTGAAGAAACTAATGGTAATGAAGTTTATATAAATGGGAAAAAATATCTAATGTTAGGTTCTAACGCTTATCTAGGTTTGACAAATGATCCTAGGGTTATAGAAGCGGCTGTTGAAGCTACGAGAAAGTATGGTACTGGTAATGCAGGATCAAGGTTTTTAAATGGTACTCTTAGTATACACGAAGAGCTTGAAGAGAAACTAGCTAGATTTGTGAATAAGGAAGCAGCTGTACTTACTAGTACAGGTTATATGGCTAACCTAGTTGCGATAGCAGGGTTACTAGGTCCAGGTGATGCAGTAATTACTGATAAGCTTGATCATGCTAGTATAATTGATGCTTGTAGGCAATCAGGTGCTAAGATGTACAGGTTTGCTCATAATAATATTAACCACCTTAGAAGAGTGCTTGAAAAGGTTGAAGAGAAGGCCAAGTTAGTAGTAGTTGATGGTGTTTTTAGTATGGAAGGTGATATAGCAGATTTACCTGAGATTGTTAAGGCATGTAAGGAATATGGTGCTTGGATAATGGTGGATGATGCTCATGGTATGGGAGTGCTTGGTGGTAAGTATGGTCAAGGTACGGTACATCATTTCGGCCTTGATGAAGAGGTTGATATTATAATGTCAACGTTCAGTAAAAGTTTTGCTTCTATAGGTGGATTTGTAGCAGGTAGTGAAAGGTTAATAAATTATCTCAAGCATAAAGCTAGGGCTTTGATATTTAGTGCAAGTCCATCACCAGCAACTGTAGGTACTGTTAGTAAGGCAATTGATATAATATATGAAGAACCGTATAGGATAGAAAGATTATGGCAAATAACTCATAAAATGCTAAAGGCATTCAAAGATATGGGTTTCGATACAGGTACATCATGTACTCCTATTATACCACTCAAGATAAATGACTTTGAAAAGACACTTAAGTTTTGGAAAGCACTTTCAGATGATGGTATATTTGTAAATCCCGTTTTACCACCTGCAGTGCCACCTTCAGAAACTATAATAAGAACTAGTTATATGGCTACTCATACCGATGAGCAACTTGATTGGGCTTTAACAGTATTTGAAAAGCATGGAAAGGCATTAGGAATAATATAG